A single window of Gambusia affinis linkage group LG18, SWU_Gaff_1.0, whole genome shotgun sequence DNA harbors:
- the LOC122821052 gene encoding uncharacterized protein LOC122821052 isoform X2, with protein MAFSSLCLMLSLCSAAKLTVTPDQSQFFQYDSITLTCVTNSSGWKVMRKIKNKVAQECERSWGIPTESACNVKYALAADIGEYWCESERGETSNKINLTVSAKSVILDSPSHPVVEGETVTLGCSYKKNKKDLTSTSDFEAAFYRNDVFIEKNKPGKMIIKAEEGFYKCIHPSNVESPKSWLAVKARADVSPPPSFPLPPSEPGVPWTRVICGIALFILYNIILILCIYTYPKTDMKRRTADHVLVN; from the exons CTCTTTGCTCTGCAGCCAAACTGACTGTGACTCCTGACCAATCCCAGTTCTTCCAGTATGACAGTATCACTCTTACCTGTGTGACAAACTCCAGTGGCTGGAAAGTGATGAGGAAGATAAAGAACAAAGTTGCTCAGGAATGTGAGCGTAGCTGGGGAATCCCCACAGAATCCGCCTGCAACGTTAAATATGCTTTAGCAGCTGACATCGGCGAATACTGGTGTGAATCTGAGAGAGgagaaacaagcaacaaaatcaACCTCACTGTATCAG ctaaaaGTGTGATCCTTGACAGCCCTTCACATCCTGTTGTTGAGGGAGAAACTGTGACACTTGGTTGTTcctacaagaaaaacaaaaaagatctcACATCCACCTCAGACTTTGAAGCTGCGTTCTACAGAAATGATGTCTtcattgagaaaaacaaaccagggAAAATGATCATTAAAGCAGAGGAAGGTTTCTACAAGTGTATCCATCCTTCTAATGTAGAATCACCAAAGAGCTGGCTGGCAGTGAAAG CTAGAGCAGAcgtttctcctcctccttcttttcctcttcctccttctgaaCCTGGTGTTCCTTGGACCAGAGTGATTTGTGGCATCGCGCTCTTCATCCTCTACAACATCATACTAATCttgtgtatatatacatacc CCAAGACTGATATGAAAAGGAGAACTGCTGATCATGTTTTGGTGAACTGA
- the LOC122821052 gene encoding uncharacterized protein LOC122821052 isoform X1, which produces MAFSSLCLMLSLCSAAKLTVTPDQSQFFQYDSITLTCVTNSSGWKVMRKIKNKVAQECERSWGIPTESACNVKYALAADIGEYWCESERGETSNKINLTVSAKSVILDSPSHPVVEGETVTLGCSYKKNKKDLTSTSDFEAAFYRNDVFIEKNKPGKMIIKAEEGFYKCIHPSNVESPKSWLAVKARADVSPPPSFPLPPSEPGVPWTRVICGIALFILYNIILILCIYTYRKWARAKTDMKRRTADHVLVN; this is translated from the exons CTCTTTGCTCTGCAGCCAAACTGACTGTGACTCCTGACCAATCCCAGTTCTTCCAGTATGACAGTATCACTCTTACCTGTGTGACAAACTCCAGTGGCTGGAAAGTGATGAGGAAGATAAAGAACAAAGTTGCTCAGGAATGTGAGCGTAGCTGGGGAATCCCCACAGAATCCGCCTGCAACGTTAAATATGCTTTAGCAGCTGACATCGGCGAATACTGGTGTGAATCTGAGAGAGgagaaacaagcaacaaaatcaACCTCACTGTATCAG ctaaaaGTGTGATCCTTGACAGCCCTTCACATCCTGTTGTTGAGGGAGAAACTGTGACACTTGGTTGTTcctacaagaaaaacaaaaaagatctcACATCCACCTCAGACTTTGAAGCTGCGTTCTACAGAAATGATGTCTtcattgagaaaaacaaaccagggAAAATGATCATTAAAGCAGAGGAAGGTTTCTACAAGTGTATCCATCCTTCTAATGTAGAATCACCAAAGAGCTGGCTGGCAGTGAAAG CTAGAGCAGAcgtttctcctcctccttcttttcctcttcctccttctgaaCCTGGTGTTCCTTGGACCAGAGTGATTTGTGGCATCGCGCTCTTCATCCTCTACAACATCATACTAATCttgtgtatatatacataccGTAAGTGGGCTAGAG CCAAGACTGATATGAAAAGGAGAACTGCTGATCATGTTTTGGTGAACTGA
- the LOC122821052 gene encoding uncharacterized protein LOC122821052 isoform X3 has product MAFSSLCLMLSLCSAAKLTVTPDQSQFFQYDSITLTCVTNSSGWKVMRKIKNKVAQECERSWGIPTESACNVKYALAADIGEYWCESERGETSNKINLTVSARADVSPPPSFPLPPSEPGVPWTRVICGIALFILYNIILILCIYTYRKWARAKTDMKRRTADHVLVN; this is encoded by the exons CTCTTTGCTCTGCAGCCAAACTGACTGTGACTCCTGACCAATCCCAGTTCTTCCAGTATGACAGTATCACTCTTACCTGTGTGACAAACTCCAGTGGCTGGAAAGTGATGAGGAAGATAAAGAACAAAGTTGCTCAGGAATGTGAGCGTAGCTGGGGAATCCCCACAGAATCCGCCTGCAACGTTAAATATGCTTTAGCAGCTGACATCGGCGAATACTGGTGTGAATCTGAGAGAGgagaaacaagcaacaaaatcaACCTCACTGTATCAG CTAGAGCAGAcgtttctcctcctccttcttttcctcttcctccttctgaaCCTGGTGTTCCTTGGACCAGAGTGATTTGTGGCATCGCGCTCTTCATCCTCTACAACATCATACTAATCttgtgtatatatacataccGTAAGTGGGCTAGAG CCAAGACTGATATGAAAAGGAGAACTGCTGATCATGTTTTGGTGAACTGA